A genomic stretch from Antarcticibacterium flavum includes:
- a CDS encoding TIGR04282 family arsenosugar biosynthesis glycosyltransferase: MASQLLIIFIRNLQPGRVKTRLAADVGHEAAMDIYKFLLQHTHGITKDLPYDKVVYYSENLQQNDIWEEEAFQKKVQRGKDLGDRMQQAFQEAFSSGYEQVVIVGSDIYELSSEEIKQAFSSLKENDYVLGPAKDGGYYLLGMTKPTLKVFKNKFWSTSSVLEDTLTDLKNEQVFLLKELNDVDTFEDIKEHRDFQKFFQHLKK, encoded by the coding sequence TTGGCATCTCAGCTTTTAATTATTTTCATCAGGAATCTGCAACCCGGCAGGGTCAAGACGCGGCTGGCTGCCGATGTGGGCCACGAGGCGGCGATGGATATCTACAAATTTCTGCTTCAACATACCCACGGCATCACCAAAGACCTGCCTTACGATAAAGTAGTTTATTATTCCGAAAACCTTCAGCAGAACGATATTTGGGAAGAAGAGGCTTTTCAGAAAAAAGTGCAGCGGGGTAAAGACCTGGGGGACCGAATGCAGCAGGCTTTTCAGGAGGCTTTCAGCAGTGGCTATGAACAGGTGGTTATAGTTGGAAGTGATATTTACGAGCTTTCTTCCGAAGAAATAAAACAAGCCTTCAGCAGCCTTAAAGAAAATGATTATGTCCTGGGACCTGCCAAAGACGGCGGATACTATCTTCTGGGAATGACAAAACCCACGCTAAAAGTTTTTAAGAATAAATTCTGGAGTACATCTTCTGTATTGGAAGACACTTTAACCGACCTTAAAAATGAGCAGGTTTTTTTGCTGAAGGAATTAAACGATGTTGATACCTTTGAGGATATTAAGGAGCATAGGGATTTTCAGAAATTTTTTCAACATTTAAAGAAATGA
- a CDS encoding SDR family oxidoreductase: MNISILGCGWLGLPLAKKLVEQGHVVKGSTTTREKMDTLTAEGITPYQIKLYEDGVQGDLTAFLSDADLLIIDIPPGLRKDPDADFTARIGRLKAYIEKSGVEKVIFVSSTSVYEDREDLPEYTENDLPNASGNNSQQLMAAENILRNSEEFTTSIIRFGGLIGPGRHPVNFLAGREGIKDPQAPVNLIHQEDCIGILIALIENEIWGEILNAAYPEHPSKESYYSRVSREKNLAIPEFDQTTPSKGKIISSVVLKEKLGYEFGKGIY, encoded by the coding sequence ATGAATATATCGATACTGGGGTGTGGCTGGCTGGGATTGCCATTAGCTAAAAAGCTGGTGGAGCAGGGGCATGTTGTAAAAGGAAGCACCACCACCCGTGAGAAGATGGATACACTTACTGCTGAAGGTATTACTCCCTATCAAATAAAACTCTACGAAGACGGGGTGCAGGGTGATCTAACAGCTTTTTTATCAGATGCCGATCTTTTGATCATCGACATCCCGCCCGGGCTGCGTAAAGACCCCGATGCCGACTTCACCGCCAGGATAGGAAGGTTAAAAGCATATATAGAAAAGTCCGGAGTAGAAAAGGTGATTTTTGTGAGCAGTACTTCTGTCTATGAAGACAGAGAAGACCTGCCGGAGTACACAGAAAATGATCTTCCAAACGCCAGTGGCAATAACTCGCAGCAGCTTATGGCTGCCGAGAATATCCTCAGGAACAGTGAAGAATTCACGACCAGTATTATTAGATTCGGCGGACTCATTGGCCCCGGCCGGCACCCGGTTAATTTTCTTGCGGGCAGGGAGGGGATTAAAGATCCGCAGGCACCGGTGAATCTAATACATCAGGAAGATTGCATTGGAATTCTCATAGCTCTAATCGAGAATGAAATCTGGGGTGAGATCCTCAATGCCGCCTACCCGGAACATCCTTCCAAAGAAAGCTACTACAGCCGCGTGTCCCGAGAAAAGAACCTGGCAATTCCGGAATTTGATCAAACCACGCCTTCTAAGGGGAAGATCATTTCTTCTGTGGTACTTAAGGAGAAATTAGGGTATGAGTTTGGGAAGGGGATTTATTGA
- a CDS encoding DUF547 domain-containing protein: MKKFILLLCFLIFTAEISAQEHSRFFDLADDFFQQYTHNGQVKYAEIQQNPKALNELLAVAKKTRIPLENEAEFKAFWINAYNLATINGIVQEYPVASPMEIEGFFDKRVHSLGGKSLTLDEVEHEVLFGNFPEEARFHFVLVCAAKGCPPLLSRAYLPETLEQQLQSQTEKALNDPSFVRVQGDRVLFSEIMKWYKDDFTRGGGSLIEYVNQFRKTPVPAGREVGFFEYDWGLNGG, from the coding sequence ATGAAAAAGTTTATTCTGCTCCTGTGCTTCTTAATTTTTACTGCTGAAATTTCAGCCCAGGAGCATTCCCGCTTCTTTGATCTGGCTGATGATTTCTTTCAGCAATACACACATAACGGACAGGTAAAGTACGCAGAAATTCAGCAGAATCCCAAGGCATTGAATGAATTGTTGGCAGTGGCGAAAAAAACCCGTATCCCTTTGGAGAATGAAGCCGAATTCAAAGCCTTCTGGATCAATGCCTATAACCTCGCCACGATCAACGGGATCGTGCAGGAATATCCCGTGGCTTCCCCTATGGAAATTGAGGGGTTCTTCGACAAAAGAGTTCACAGCCTTGGCGGTAAAAGCCTCACCCTGGATGAGGTTGAACACGAGGTCCTGTTCGGAAATTTCCCGGAGGAAGCGCGGTTCCACTTTGTGCTGGTATGCGCCGCAAAAGGCTGTCCGCCGCTGCTCTCCCGCGCCTACCTGCCGGAAACCCTGGAACAACAGCTGCAATCCCAAACCGAAAAAGCCCTGAATGATCCCAGTTTTGTGAGGGTGCAGGGAGACAGGGTGCTATTTTCTGAAATCATGAAATGGTATAAGGATGATTTCACCCGGGGTGGGGGATCATTGATTGAATATGTTAACCAGTTTAGGAAAACGCCGGTTCCTGCTGGGCGTGAAGTGGGGTTTTTTGAGTATGACTGGGGGTTGAATGGGGGGTGA
- a CDS encoding transposase, with amino-acid sequence MKYEPLVADGFYHIFNRGNNREDIFIENRNYSYFLRLLDRHITPVADIYSYCLLKNHFHLLVRTKEEIEGQLISRAFSNLFNAYSKTINIAYERRGSLFQDRFKRIRIQDEDYLRTLVLYIHMNPVNHGMISDFSLYKYSSYLPLASGEKSFVKTEEIYELFGGREDFISCHNLRQEEIKEMEGSKFLE; translated from the coding sequence ATGAAATACGAACCTTTAGTTGCAGATGGATTTTACCACATTTTCAATCGCGGCAATAACCGGGAGGACATTTTCATTGAAAACAGAAATTATTCATACTTCCTTAGACTTTTAGATAGACACATTACCCCTGTTGCAGATATCTATTCCTACTGCTTATTAAAAAATCATTTTCATTTACTGGTTCGCACAAAAGAGGAAATTGAGGGGCAACTCATTTCCAGGGCTTTTTCAAACTTATTTAATGCTTATTCCAAGACTATAAATATAGCCTATGAAAGAAGAGGAAGCTTGTTTCAGGATAGATTTAAAAGAATAAGAATTCAGGATGAGGATTATCTTAGGACTCTTGTTCTTTATATTCACATGAATCCTGTAAATCATGGAATGATTTCAGACTTTTCTTTATATAAATATTCCTCATATTTACCTTTGGCTTCAGGGGAGAAAAGTTTCGTAAAAACCGAAGAAATTTATGAATTATTTGGTGGTCGGGAAGATTTTATAAGTTGCCATAATTTAAGGCAGGAAGAAATAAAAGAGATGGAAGGTTCAAAGTTCCTGGAGTAA
- a CDS encoding NAD(P)/FAD-dependent oxidoreductase — MDHIVIIGNGIAGITAARHVRKFSNHRITVISGESDHFFSRTALMYVFMGHMRYEHLKPYEDWFWKKNRIELKKAWVEKVNFDEKTLHFSSGEPMKYDKLVLATGSSYKTFGWQGEDLKGVQGLVSLQDLDLLEQNSENCQRAVIIGGGLIGVEMAEMLHTRKIPVTMLIRENGFWGNVLPEQDAKMISRHVESHGIDLRHNTNLEKIIGDDNGRVKAVLTAEGEEIPCDLVGLCVGVKPNINFLKNSKLETDAGILVDEYLQTNLPDVYAIGDCAQHRETPADRAPVEAVWYTGRMMGEALGQTLTGTKMAYNPGHWFNSAKFFDIEYQTYGRVWAQENENHRHFHWQHRDGTKGITIAFDPKNNRFQGINTFGIRMRHEIFDRWLTEERSLQHVLANLRLANFDPEFYDRYEKEIFGSFRESMVG; from the coding sequence ATGGATCATATTGTTATAATAGGCAACGGAATTGCAGGGATCACCGCAGCGAGGCACGTGAGGAAATTTTCTAACCACAGGATCACCGTGATCTCCGGCGAAAGTGATCATTTCTTCTCCCGCACCGCCCTTATGTATGTTTTTATGGGCCATATGAGATACGAACATCTCAAACCATATGAGGACTGGTTCTGGAAAAAGAACAGGATCGAGCTGAAAAAAGCCTGGGTAGAAAAGGTGAATTTCGATGAGAAAACACTTCACTTCTCATCTGGGGAACCTATGAAATATGATAAACTGGTGCTTGCCACCGGTTCTTCCTATAAAACCTTTGGCTGGCAAGGAGAAGATCTAAAAGGGGTGCAGGGGCTCGTAAGCTTGCAGGATCTGGACCTGCTGGAACAGAATTCTGAAAACTGCCAAAGGGCGGTTATCATTGGCGGCGGACTCATAGGCGTGGAAATGGCAGAGATGCTGCACACCCGGAAAATTCCCGTTACTATGCTAATTCGTGAAAACGGATTCTGGGGAAATGTATTACCAGAGCAGGATGCGAAGATGATCTCCCGCCACGTGGAAAGCCACGGCATTGATCTTAGGCACAACACCAACCTGGAGAAGATCATTGGTGATGATAACGGAAGGGTAAAAGCTGTTCTTACTGCTGAAGGAGAAGAGATTCCCTGTGATTTAGTCGGCTTATGTGTTGGCGTAAAACCGAATATCAACTTCCTGAAGAACAGCAAACTGGAAACCGATGCAGGGATCCTGGTCGACGAGTACCTGCAAACGAATCTTCCGGATGTTTATGCGATAGGCGACTGCGCCCAGCACAGGGAAACACCGGCTGACAGGGCTCCCGTGGAAGCTGTTTGGTATACCGGCAGGATGATGGGGGAAGCCCTGGGGCAAACCCTCACCGGCACCAAGATGGCCTACAATCCGGGACACTGGTTCAATTCGGCCAAATTCTTTGACATTGAATATCAAACCTACGGCAGGGTGTGGGCACAGGAGAACGAAAACCACCGCCACTTCCACTGGCAGCACCGGGATGGCACCAAAGGGATCACTATAGCCTTTGATCCTAAAAACAACCGATTCCAGGGCATCAATACTTTCGGAATAAGAATGCGCCACGAGATTTTTGACCGCTGGCTTACAGAAGAGAGAAGTCTCCAGCATGTCCTGGCGAACTTAAGACTTGCCAATTTTGATCCGGAGTTTTATGACAGGTATGAAAAGGAGATATTTGGTAGTTTTAGGGAGAGTATGGTGGGGTGA
- a CDS encoding arsenosugar biosynthesis-associated peroxidase-like protein, with protein MSKTYYDPADLRKFGDITEWNEELGSKFFDYYGKVFEEGALSAREKSLIALAVSHVVQCPYCIDAYTKDGLERGIEKEEMMEAVHVGAAIKSGATLVHGVQMMNKYKKLSM; from the coding sequence ATGAGCAAAACATATTACGATCCTGCCGACCTCAGGAAGTTTGGGGATATTACAGAGTGGAATGAGGAACTGGGCAGCAAGTTCTTTGATTATTACGGGAAGGTTTTTGAAGAAGGAGCGCTGAGTGCCAGGGAGAAATCCCTCATCGCTTTAGCGGTTTCCCACGTGGTCCAATGCCCGTACTGCATAGACGCCTACACCAAAGACGGCCTGGAACGTGGAATTGAAAAGGAAGAAATGATGGAAGCCGTACACGTGGGAGCAGCAATAAAAAGCGGCGCGACGCTGGTGCATGGGGTGCAGATGATGAATAAGTATAAGAAGCTGAGTATGTAG
- the arsS gene encoding arsenosugar biosynthesis radical SAM (seleno)protein ArsS (Some members of this family are selenoproteins.) yields the protein MTISKSLAARKNDLSKPANQLKYLSNGIFGDGELPLFKDKIAQSGNYPLKPKALEILQLNLGYMCNQVCSHCHVDAGPDRKEIMTKETMLQCLEVIKTTGAHTLDLTGGAPEMNPNFRWFVEEASKAGIKDFIVRSNLTIILANKKYHDLPEFFKKHRVHVVSSLPFYKKEKTDKQRGNGVFDKSIKALQMLNAVGYAQEGTDLKLDLVYNPAGAFLPTDQASMERDFKKALKKDFDIDFNSLFAITNLPISRFLEYLIASENYEDYMYALVEAYNPVAVENVMCTNTISISWDGWLYDCDFNQMLDMKVDSKVQHISDYNETLLNDREILISQHCYGCTAGAGSSCQGTVTK from the coding sequence ATGACTATTTCCAAATCCCTGGCAGCAAGAAAGAACGACCTTTCAAAGCCCGCCAATCAGTTAAAATATTTGAGCAACGGGATCTTTGGGGACGGGGAACTGCCGCTGTTTAAAGATAAGATCGCGCAATCTGGTAATTATCCGTTGAAACCAAAGGCGCTGGAGATCCTGCAGCTTAATCTGGGATATATGTGCAATCAGGTGTGCTCGCATTGCCACGTGGATGCGGGGCCGGACAGGAAGGAGATAATGACAAAAGAGACCATGCTGCAGTGCCTGGAGGTGATCAAAACCACCGGCGCCCATACCCTGGACCTTACCGGCGGGGCACCGGAGATGAATCCGAATTTTAGGTGGTTTGTGGAGGAAGCTTCCAAAGCGGGGATCAAAGACTTCATCGTCCGTTCAAATCTTACGATCATCCTTGCCAATAAAAAATACCACGATCTGCCGGAATTCTTTAAAAAACACAGAGTCCACGTCGTCTCCTCCCTCCCATTCTACAAAAAAGAAAAAACCGATAAACAACGCGGGAACGGAGTTTTCGATAAATCCATAAAGGCGCTGCAAATGCTAAATGCCGTGGGATATGCCCAGGAAGGGACAGATCTCAAGCTCGATCTGGTGTACAATCCCGCAGGAGCTTTTTTACCTACAGATCAGGCTTCCATGGAACGGGATTTCAAAAAAGCGCTGAAGAAGGATTTTGATATAGATTTCAACAGCCTCTTTGCGATCACCAATCTGCCGATTAGCCGTTTCCTGGAGTACCTTATAGCATCTGAAAATTACGAGGATTATATGTACGCCCTGGTGGAGGCCTACAATCCCGTCGCGGTGGAGAATGTGATGTGCACCAACACCATTTCCATAAGCTGGGACGGCTGGCTTTATGACTGCGATTTCAACCAGATGCTGGATATGAAGGTGGACAGCAAGGTCCAACACATAAGCGACTACAACGAAACCCTTCTAAATGACCGGGAGATCCTGATTTCACAGCATTGCTACGGCTGTACCGCGGGAGCAGGGAGCAGCTGCCAGGGAACTGTGACAAAATAA
- a CDS encoding GIY-YIG nuclease family protein, translating to MRIQGHHTYYVYILTNQHKTVLYTGVTNDLRIRLQQHKEGAEKREQSFTARYNCFFLVHYEKYTWIQEAIAREKEIKSWTRKKKEELISRNNPKWEFLNHHFFINL from the coding sequence ATGCGCATTCAAGGTCATCACACATATTATGTCTACATCCTCACCAACCAGCATAAAACTGTGCTGTATACAGGAGTGACAAACGATCTAAGAATTCGTTTGCAACAGCATAAAGAAGGTGCTGAAAAAAGAGAACAGTCTTTTACCGCGCGATATAATTGTTTTTTTCTGGTGCATTATGAGAAGTACACCTGGATCCAGGAAGCAATAGCACGGGAGAAGGAAATAAAGTCTTGGACGAGGAAAAAGAAAGAGGAACTAATTTCAAGAAATAATCCGAAATGGGAATTTTTGAATCATCATTTTTTCATTAACCTTTAA
- a CDS encoding nucleotidyltransferase family protein, producing the protein MEENIKANIEEFIALCRLYNVKKLYAFGSAVTDQFDEDSSDIDLLIEIEESDPLEKGEKLLAIWNEFEDFFQKKVDLLTDSSLKNSVLRKNIEATKILIYDGERQEVSI; encoded by the coding sequence ATGGAGGAGAACATAAAGGCGAATATAGAAGAGTTTATAGCTCTCTGTAGGTTATATAATGTGAAAAAATTATATGCTTTTGGCTCTGCTGTTACAGATCAATTTGATGAAGATTCCAGTGATATAGATTTGTTAATTGAAATCGAGGAAAGCGATCCCCTGGAAAAAGGAGAAAAGTTGTTGGCTATATGGAATGAATTTGAAGATTTCTTTCAAAAAAAAGTTGATTTATTGACTGATTCTTCTCTCAAGAATTCGGTGCTAAGAAAAAATATTGAAGCGACTAAGATTTTAATCTATGACGGAGAAAGGCAGGAAGTATCTATCTGA
- a CDS encoding 4Fe-4S binding protein — protein sequence MNKPENNMSLTGDAPAAISTTQKIATAIGLVGLFIMVLSIANVEFPNKTLFLILSLGMITAGTVIFANDAYLGKHAGIKNDGVWFKSNTSRGFWAWIVGISLTLFYVILYWYPEYLGLREDGENTGIIALFDPLSRLISGHGASQWFVYGTLYTLAILIFGYKFILKYRHNKYEIYRTYSVMFFQLGFAFLIPEILMRFNQPYFNPANIWPLNYDFFAGYKMSEFFTAGNIGMMMFIFGIISIFVITPILTYKYGKRWYCSWVCGCGGLAETAGDPYRHLSDKSKFAWNVERWVIHSVLVFVVVMTIAVIYSYLMENPGGGWFTKDIFLWSSAGFLTLIFALIMIFKREQLAKDAKMGAIGYFAIIMSIIAINYFSGNYRIFFFDGHQLRAWYGFLIGAAFSGVIGVGFYPIFGNRVWCRFGCPMAAVLGMQQRLFSKFRITTNGGQCISCGNCSTYCEMGIDVRAYAQKGENIVRSSCVGCGICAAVCPRGVLKLENGSREDRINSEEVLLGNDVDLMTLVHQKSERTKD from the coding sequence ATGAACAAACCAGAAAATAACATGTCACTAACCGGGGATGCGCCCGCGGCGATCTCTACTACTCAAAAGATAGCAACCGCCATTGGGCTGGTAGGATTGTTTATTATGGTGTTGTCCATTGCCAATGTGGAATTTCCGAATAAAACCCTTTTCCTGATCCTTTCCCTGGGAATGATAACCGCAGGCACGGTGATCTTTGCCAATGACGCTTACCTGGGAAAACACGCGGGAATTAAGAATGATGGCGTCTGGTTCAAATCCAATACTTCCCGCGGATTCTGGGCCTGGATCGTAGGGATCTCCCTCACCCTGTTTTACGTAATTCTCTATTGGTATCCTGAGTACCTGGGTTTACGGGAAGACGGTGAAAATACCGGGATAATAGCACTTTTTGACCCTTTGAGCCGACTCATTAGCGGCCACGGCGCGAGTCAGTGGTTTGTTTACGGGACGCTCTATACATTAGCAATTCTCATCTTTGGATACAAATTCATCCTGAAATACCGTCACAATAAATATGAGATCTACAGGACCTATTCGGTCATGTTCTTCCAGCTGGGATTCGCGTTTTTGATCCCGGAGATATTGATGAGATTTAATCAGCCTTACTTTAATCCGGCCAACATCTGGCCTCTGAACTATGATTTCTTTGCAGGCTATAAGATGAGCGAATTTTTTACCGCCGGAAATATCGGGATGATGATGTTCATTTTTGGGATAATTTCAATTTTTGTGATTACTCCTATCCTCACTTATAAATACGGAAAGCGCTGGTATTGCTCCTGGGTTTGTGGCTGCGGCGGACTTGCAGAAACGGCCGGCGATCCTTACCGGCACCTTAGCGATAAAAGCAAATTTGCCTGGAATGTAGAGCGTTGGGTAATTCACAGCGTCCTGGTATTTGTGGTGGTAATGACCATTGCGGTTATTTATTCATATCTTATGGAAAACCCCGGAGGAGGATGGTTTACAAAGGACATTTTCCTTTGGAGCTCTGCAGGTTTTTTAACCCTCATCTTTGCTCTAATTATGATCTTTAAAAGAGAACAGCTGGCCAAAGATGCCAAAATGGGAGCCATAGGCTACTTCGCTATCATCATGTCCATTATCGCCATAAACTACTTCAGCGGAAATTACCGGATTTTCTTTTTCGATGGCCACCAACTTAGAGCCTGGTACGGATTCCTGATAGGAGCAGCATTTTCAGGAGTTATAGGGGTTGGTTTTTATCCCATTTTCGGAAACCGGGTTTGGTGCAGGTTTGGTTGCCCTATGGCTGCCGTCCTGGGAATGCAGCAACGACTTTTCTCAAAATTTCGCATAACTACCAATGGCGGACAGTGTATCTCCTGCGGAAATTGCTCCACCTACTGCGAGATGGGGATCGACGTAAGGGCATATGCTCAAAAAGGAGAAAATATAGTCCGTTCCAGCTGCGTTGGCTGCGGAATTTGCGCGGCGGTATGTCCGCGTGGAGTTCTTAAACTCGAAAATGGCAGCCGTGAAGACAGGATAAATTCTGAAGAAGTGCTACTGGGAAATGATGTGGATCTTATGACTTTGGTGCACCAGAAAAGTGAGCGGACGAAGGATTAA
- a CDS encoding purine-nucleoside phosphorylase: MIKQLHETTDYLIDKGFDKPEIGIILGTGLGQLIDEIEILKEVSYNHIPNFPTATVEFHRGKLIYGLLAGKKVVVMQGRFHLYEGYTQFDVTYPVRVMHLLGVKKLLVSNASGSLNPDYKKGELMLLDDHLNLQPGSPLAFKGVDKMGTRFVDLSAPYNAEMNSILEEIARENKIKLHKGVYAAVLGPQLETRAEYRYLRIIGADAVGMSTVPEVIVANHLNLPVSAISVITDEGNPDNLQPVDIQEIIAMAQQAEPQMITLFKGLIKRI, encoded by the coding sequence ATGATCAAACAACTACACGAAACTACAGATTACCTCATAGATAAAGGGTTTGATAAACCTGAAATAGGCATTATCCTGGGCACCGGCCTGGGGCAGCTGATAGACGAAATTGAGATCCTCAAAGAGGTGAGTTACAATCATATTCCCAATTTTCCCACAGCCACCGTGGAATTCCACCGAGGGAAACTCATTTACGGACTTCTGGCAGGTAAAAAAGTGGTGGTGATGCAGGGAAGGTTCCATCTTTACGAAGGTTATACCCAATTTGACGTGACCTATCCCGTGAGAGTGATGCACCTGCTGGGAGTTAAAAAACTCCTGGTTTCCAATGCGTCCGGCTCGTTAAATCCCGATTATAAAAAAGGAGAGCTTATGTTGCTGGATGATCACCTGAATCTTCAGCCTGGTTCTCCTCTCGCTTTCAAAGGTGTGGACAAAATGGGTACCCGTTTCGTCGACCTTAGCGCACCTTATAATGCTGAAATGAACAGCATCCTCGAGGAGATCGCCAGAGAAAATAAAATAAAACTGCACAAAGGTGTCTACGCCGCGGTCCTTGGCCCCCAGCTGGAAACCCGCGCAGAGTACCGATACCTGAGGATCATAGGAGCCGATGCCGTGGGAATGAGCACCGTCCCCGAAGTGATCGTCGCCAATCACCTTAATTTACCGGTTTCGGCCATCTCGGTAATAACAGATGAAGGCAACCCCGACAATCTGCAGCCCGTAGACATCCAGGAAATTATCGCCATGGCCCAGCAAGCCGAGCCGCAGATGATCACGTTGTTTAAGGGGTTGATTAAACGAATTTAA
- a CDS encoding HepT-like ribonuclease domain-containing protein, with product MTEKGRKYLSDILLAIDLIENFIADTPNFEIYNTDLKTQSAVERQLVIIGEALNKLKQIQPDFSIQSDKQIIGFRNRLVHGYDSIDNTIVWVILKRYLPELKKEIRLLSSV from the coding sequence ATGACGGAGAAAGGCAGGAAGTATCTATCTGATATATTATTGGCTATCGACCTGATTGAAAATTTCATAGCTGACACACCAAATTTCGAAATTTATAATACAGATTTAAAAACTCAAAGCGCTGTAGAAAGACAATTAGTAATTATTGGAGAAGCTTTAAATAAATTGAAGCAAATTCAACCCGATTTTTCAATTCAAAGCGATAAGCAGATTATAGGTTTTAGAAACAGACTGGTCCACGGGTATGATAGCATCGATAATACAATTGTGTGGGTTATTTTAAAGAGATATTTACCAGAGCTGAAAAAAGAAATCCGGCTTCTTTCCAGTGTCTAA